One part of the Proteiniborus sp. DW1 genome encodes these proteins:
- a CDS encoding DUF3160 domain-containing protein yields the protein MRSLAKLLVTIIILNSILAGCTKDKEISNIDENPTSTVIDLGNIIDVEKSNMCWDIPEEIKNIQFSFTPTSYEARVKPYIINEDLSNIENIHRFTGFTDEQKRMIAKNGFIVLPSQNTKLHHIYEYNEYLDIPNFVTTDVVLHLYHHFFGKSLIYVESEILSKDLEILTDNMLKKSIALLGKIEDKKLKVLQGKNVAYFLVAKMLVLGKDNVNVTVDNHILELAKKEYELIKEASGTNKSFLFEDQDLDYSQFTVRGHYSRNERLQNFFRTMMWYGFTPINLMNMETEELYYEETLKALLIAYTAFMEHDGSNDVRLWNNIYEPTGFYVGQSDDINILDMRELLVSVFGEDIDVNSLSDSTYKDKIHEGVKDLREPKITGKFIEKPVNKSFKFMGQRYILDGYIMQELMEPLKRPVPNGLDVMGVLGSKRGEELLFKVYEPHKAWPKYEEKYKELKSEVTSYKDELWQSNLYNGWLWSIQKQLTEYDKNSGMPIFMTNDGWRSKSLNAALSSYAELKHDTILYGKQPVAEAGGAMAVADQHYVEPNIELYDTMLWLMQYTVENLKARDLLNDGLLEGTKSHIKFLELLRTVSIKELNNEPLTEDEKNSLFWTGGHIEEIMNWYVFGSASEENVYNGAYSIEQSSMLVSDVATLPGEHYLSMGTGYFDEIYVVVPVKGKLYLTRGAVYSYYEFTSDKRLTDEEWWELHGLKTIKEEHFEYLEYGEPSKKLPAQPFWVNTFKSRTNNIEIEPPEVDWDNSNE from the coding sequence TTGAGATCATTAGCAAAACTATTAGTTACAATAATTATTTTGAACAGTATTTTAGCTGGATGCACAAAGGACAAGGAAATTAGTAACATAGACGAAAATCCAACTAGTACAGTGATAGACTTAGGTAATATCATAGATGTAGAAAAATCTAATATGTGTTGGGATATACCTGAGGAGATAAAAAACATCCAATTTTCTTTTACTCCTACATCTTACGAGGCAAGGGTGAAGCCATATATCATTAATGAAGACCTTTCAAACATTGAAAATATCCATAGATTTACTGGTTTTACTGATGAGCAGAAAAGGATGATTGCAAAAAATGGGTTTATTGTACTACCAAGTCAAAACACTAAATTACACCATATATATGAGTATAACGAATACTTAGACATACCTAATTTTGTAACTACAGATGTAGTGCTCCATTTATATCATCATTTTTTTGGAAAATCACTTATTTATGTTGAATCAGAGATTTTATCCAAGGACTTAGAAATATTAACAGATAACATGTTAAAGAAGTCTATTGCACTGCTAGGAAAAATTGAAGATAAAAAATTAAAAGTTCTTCAAGGGAAGAATGTGGCATATTTTCTAGTTGCTAAAATGCTAGTATTGGGTAAGGATAATGTAAATGTTACTGTAGATAATCATATTTTAGAATTAGCTAAAAAGGAATATGAACTCATTAAAGAAGCTTCTGGTACTAATAAGTCTTTCTTATTTGAGGACCAAGACCTAGATTATTCACAGTTTACAGTAAGAGGCCATTATTCCAGAAATGAAAGGCTTCAAAATTTCTTTAGGACCATGATGTGGTATGGATTCACACCTATTAATCTGATGAATATGGAGACAGAAGAATTGTACTATGAAGAAACCTTAAAGGCACTTTTAATAGCTTATACAGCATTTATGGAGCATGACGGTTCTAATGACGTAAGATTGTGGAATAATATTTATGAACCAACTGGTTTTTATGTTGGCCAATCAGATGATATAAATATTTTAGATATGAGAGAGCTGCTGGTTTCAGTTTTTGGAGAGGATATAGATGTTAATAGCCTCAGTGATTCCACATATAAAGATAAAATTCATGAAGGAGTAAAAGACTTAAGGGAACCTAAAATAACAGGAAAATTCATAGAAAAGCCTGTTAACAAAAGCTTTAAGTTCATGGGTCAGAGATATATATTAGATGGGTATATAATGCAAGAATTAATGGAGCCACTCAAGAGACCAGTTCCTAATGGGTTAGATGTAATGGGAGTATTAGGAAGTAAGCGAGGAGAAGAACTACTATTCAAGGTTTATGAACCTCATAAAGCATGGCCAAAATATGAAGAAAAATACAAAGAGTTAAAATCAGAGGTAACTAGCTATAAAGACGAGCTTTGGCAGAGCAATTTATATAATGGTTGGCTTTGGTCAATACAAAAACAGTTAACAGAATATGACAAAAACTCTGGAATGCCTATTTTCATGACTAATGATGGTTGGAGAAGTAAATCACTAAATGCTGCATTATCGAGTTATGCAGAATTAAAGCATGATACTATATTATATGGAAAGCAGCCAGTAGCAGAGGCTGGTGGGGCAATGGCAGTTGCTGATCAGCATTATGTTGAACCAAATATCGAGTTATATGATACAATGCTTTGGCTAATGCAATATACTGTAGAGAATTTAAAGGCTAGGGACTTGCTTAATGATGGCTTATTAGAAGGGACTAAAAGTCATATAAAATTTCTAGAACTATTGAGAACAGTATCTATTAAAGAGCTGAATAATGAACCTCTAACAGAAGATGAGAAAAACAGTCTTTTTTGGACTGGAGGACATATTGAGGAGATAATGAATTGGTATGTGTTTGGAAGTGCATCTGAGGAGAATGTATATAATGGTGCATATTCCATTGAACAAAGCTCTATGTTAGTATCGGATGTAGCTACATTACCAGGTGAACACTATCTTAGTATGGGAACTGGGTACTTTGATGAGATCTATGTAGTTGTTCCTGTAAAAGGCAAGCTATATCTAACAAGAGGAGCAGTATACTCATACTATGAATTTACAAGTGATAAGCGATTAACAGATGAAGAATGGTGGGAGCTCCACGGGCTAAAGACTATTAAGGAAGAGCACTTTGAGTATTTGGAGTATGGAGAGCCGTCTAAGAAACTACCAGCACAACCTTTCTGGGTAAATACATTTAAATCTAGAACAAACAATATAGAAATAGAGCCACCGGAAGTAGATTGGGATAACTCAAATGAGTAG
- a CDS encoding flavin reductase family protein: MTIQKVKFNEYSKDALEQITKGAFLTVKDGDKVNTMTIGWGNIGIVWNKPIFMVAVRYSRYTYNLIENSKEFTVSIPINKDLKKELAYCGRYSGRDVNKFKECNLTMVDGQKVLAPVIGECELHYECKVVYQQAMEPATVAKEIKDKFYTNNDYHVLYFGEIVDCYLKK, from the coding sequence ATGACAATCCAAAAAGTAAAATTCAATGAATATTCAAAAGATGCCTTAGAGCAAATAACCAAAGGAGCATTTCTTACAGTAAAGGATGGTGATAAAGTAAATACCATGACTATAGGATGGGGAAATATAGGTATAGTGTGGAATAAGCCAATATTCATGGTTGCAGTAAGATATTCTAGATATACATATAATCTTATAGAAAATTCAAAGGAGTTTACTGTAAGTATACCTATAAATAAGGATTTAAAAAAGGAACTAGCCTACTGTGGAAGATATTCAGGAAGAGATGTAAATAAATTCAAAGAATGTAATCTAACTATGGTAGATGGGCAGAAGGTATTAGCACCAGTTATAGGCGAATGTGAATTACACTATGAATGTAAGGTAGTCTACCAACAGGCAATGGAGCCTGCTACCGTAGCTAAGGAAATCAAAGATAAGTTCTATACAAACAATGACTATCATGTATTATATTTTGGAGAGATAGTTGATTGTTATTTAAAAAAATAA
- a CDS encoding NUDIX hydrolase, whose product MDTIKNVINVVGAIYRDDKWLMIKRSEKEEYAPGIIAMVGGKVENEGEEYNVLENTLRREVMEEVGIELSEKLIYIESIGFISKKWGPVVDVIFLCKLEKGEPYPASPSEVAEVYWMTTEEISENEKVPQWVKKCISNADKVRLSLNGN is encoded by the coding sequence ATGGACACTATAAAAAATGTAATAAATGTCGTAGGAGCTATATATAGAGATGATAAATGGCTTATGATAAAAAGAAGTGAGAAGGAAGAGTATGCGCCTGGAATAATTGCTATGGTAGGTGGTAAAGTAGAGAATGAGGGAGAAGAATACAATGTTCTTGAAAATACTTTAAGAAGAGAAGTAATGGAAGAGGTAGGTATTGAACTTAGTGAGAAGTTGATATATATCGAAAGCATAGGGTTTATTTCTAAAAAGTGGGGGCCAGTTGTAGATGTGATATTTCTCTGTAAGCTTGAAAAAGGTGAGCCATACCCAGCGTCACCTAGTGAGGTTGCAGAAGTCTATTGGATGACAACAGAGGAAATTTCAGAAAATGAAAAAGTTCCACAGTGGGTGAAGAAGTGCATTAGTAATGCAGACAAAGTAAGACTTAGTTTAAACGGTAATTGA
- a CDS encoding YgiQ family radical SAM protein, giving the protein MLQFLPINKEEMKERGWEQPDFILITGDAYVDHPSFGAAIIGRLLENEGFKVGVISQPSWQSTKDFRKLGKPRLAFLITGGNIDSMVNHYTVAKRRRKADAYSPGGKMGLRPDRATIVYGNRAKEAYSDVPIILGGIEASLRRLAHYDYWDDKVRRSILLDSKADLLVYGMGEKQIIDIAHGLDNGIDIQYLNFIKGTVYKTKTISHIHDGIILPSYDEIIESKKKYAESFMVQHNNMDAMWGKTLIEPYRDVYVVENPPAKPLEQSELDKTYSLQYMRNYHPIYEEAGGVPAIEEVKFSIISNRGCFGSCSFCALTFHQGRVVQARSHISIITEANKIVWEPDFKGYIHDVGGPTANFRHRACEKQVKYGVCKNKQCLFPNPCSQLYIDHQDYLSLLRKLRQLPNVKKVFVRSGIRYDYLIHDKDDEFFNELCQHHISGQLKVAPEHISPNVLEKMGKPKKEVYEKFVNKYKKINEDLGLTQFIVPYLMSSHPGSTLKEAIELAEYLRDLGYMPEQVQDFYPTPGTLSTCMYYTGLDPRTMEEVYVPKNSREKAMQRALIQYRNPKNYDLVYEALVQAGRTDLIGFGGKCLIWPRKKGNERKNTRVKGSPNKDIRGNKNNRVSKKSKSDKNSRNSKENKRKEERKK; this is encoded by the coding sequence ATGCTTCAATTTTTACCTATAAATAAAGAAGAAATGAAGGAAAGAGGCTGGGAACAGCCGGACTTTATACTGATTACAGGAGATGCATATGTAGACCATCCTTCCTTTGGAGCTGCCATAATTGGAAGATTATTAGAAAATGAGGGCTTTAAAGTAGGGGTCATATCTCAACCTTCTTGGCAAAGCACTAAGGACTTTAGAAAACTTGGAAAGCCTAGACTTGCATTTTTAATAACTGGTGGAAATATTGATTCAATGGTAAACCATTATACAGTTGCCAAGAGAAGAAGGAAAGCAGATGCATATTCCCCAGGTGGAAAGATGGGACTTCGTCCAGATAGAGCAACTATAGTCTATGGAAACAGAGCAAAGGAAGCCTATAGCGATGTACCTATTATACTAGGGGGAATAGAGGCTAGTCTTAGAAGATTAGCTCACTATGACTATTGGGATGATAAGGTCAGACGTTCAATACTATTAGATTCAAAAGCAGATTTATTAGTGTACGGTATGGGAGAAAAGCAAATAATTGATATTGCCCATGGTCTTGATAATGGAATAGATATTCAATATCTAAACTTCATAAAAGGAACTGTATATAAAACTAAGACAATAAGCCATATACATGATGGTATTATATTGCCATCATATGATGAAATAATTGAATCAAAGAAAAAATATGCTGAAAGCTTCATGGTTCAGCACAATAATATGGACGCAATGTGGGGTAAGACTTTAATAGAGCCCTATAGAGATGTATATGTAGTAGAAAATCCACCTGCAAAGCCATTGGAACAGTCTGAACTAGATAAAACATACTCCTTGCAATACATGAGAAACTACCATCCAATATATGAGGAAGCAGGTGGGGTTCCTGCCATAGAAGAGGTTAAATTTAGTATCATAAGTAACAGAGGTTGCTTTGGAAGCTGTAGTTTTTGTGCCCTTACTTTTCATCAAGGAAGAGTTGTACAAGCTAGGAGCCATATATCCATAATTACAGAGGCTAATAAGATTGTTTGGGAACCAGACTTTAAGGGATATATACATGATGTAGGAGGACCTACAGCTAACTTTAGACACAGAGCCTGTGAAAAGCAGGTTAAGTATGGAGTATGTAAAAACAAACAATGTCTTTTTCCAAATCCTTGTAGTCAATTATATATAGATCATCAGGATTATTTAAGCCTTTTAAGAAAATTAAGACAGTTGCCAAATGTAAAAAAGGTTTTTGTTCGTTCTGGAATAAGATATGACTATCTAATACATGACAAAGATGATGAATTCTTCAACGAGTTATGCCAGCATCATATAAGTGGTCAATTAAAGGTTGCACCTGAACATATATCTCCAAATGTACTAGAGAAAATGGGTAAACCTAAGAAGGAAGTATATGAAAAGTTCGTGAATAAATATAAAAAAATAAATGAAGATCTAGGCTTAACTCAGTTTATAGTGCCATATTTAATGTCCAGTCATCCAGGCTCTACACTAAAAGAAGCTATAGAGCTAGCAGAATATCTTAGGGATTTAGGCTATATGCCTGAACAGGTACAAGACTTTTATCCAACACCAGGAACTTTATCGACCTGCATGTATTATACAGGCTTAGACCCTAGAACAATGGAAGAAGTATATGTACCTAAAAACTCTCGGGAAAAGGCAATGCAAAGGGCATTGATACAATACAGAAACCCTAAGAATTATGACTTAGTATATGAAGCTCTTGTACAGGCTGGAAGAACTGATTTAATAGGCTTTGGAGGAAAATGTTTAATATGGCCTAGGAAAAAAGGAAATGAGAGAAAAAACACTAGAGTTAAAGGAAGTCCTAACAAGGATATTAGAGGTAATAAAAATAATAGAGTTAGTAAGAAATCCAAGAGTGATAAAAATAGTAGAAACAGCAAAGAGAATAAAAGAAAAGAAGAAAGAAAAAAATAA
- the typA gene encoding translational GTPase TypA, whose product MKTKRDDIRNLAIIAHVDHGKTTLVDQLLRQSGTFRVNQVLTERVMDSNDLERERGITILSKNTAVYYKDIKINIIDTPGHADFGGEVERVLKMVNGVILVVDAFEGAMPQTKFVLKNALELNLPVIVCINKIDRPEARPNEVIDEVLDLFIELGADESQLDCPFVFASAKGGTASLDMNEQKDNMEDLFETIIKYIPAPEGERDEPLQVLISTIDYNEYVGRIGIGKVERGSIKVNEPAVIVNYLEPEVQKKVKITKIYEFEGLNRVEVDSAEIGSIIAVSGVEGIHIGDTICAPERPEPLPFVKISEPTIAMTFSVNNSPFAGQEGKFVTSRQVRERLFKELNTDVSLRVEETESTDSFKVSGRGELHLSILIETMRREGYEFQVSKPEVLFKTIDGKKHEPIEKVIIDVPEEYVGSVIEKLGQRKGELITMTQPSGGYTRLEFMIPARGLIGYRSEFMTDTRGNGILNSVFEGYQPYKGDIPRRPQGSLVAFESGEAVTYGLYAAQERGILFITPGTKVYEGMVVGQNAKSGDIEVNVCKRKQLTNTRASGSDDALRLSPPKIMSLEEALEFIEDDELLEITPENIRVRKSILDHNLRYKSKKK is encoded by the coding sequence GTGAAAACAAAAAGAGATGATATACGAAACTTAGCTATAATCGCCCATGTTGATCATGGCAAAACTACACTAGTTGACCAGCTTTTAAGACAAAGTGGTACATTTAGGGTAAATCAAGTCCTTACAGAAAGGGTTATGGATTCAAACGACTTAGAAAGAGAACGTGGTATCACAATACTATCCAAAAATACAGCTGTATATTATAAAGATATAAAAATAAATATTATAGATACTCCTGGTCATGCCGACTTTGGGGGAGAAGTAGAACGTGTTCTTAAAATGGTAAATGGAGTGATTTTAGTAGTAGATGCTTTTGAAGGTGCTATGCCACAGACAAAGTTTGTATTAAAAAATGCATTAGAATTAAATCTACCTGTAATAGTATGTATAAATAAGATAGATAGGCCAGAGGCAAGACCAAACGAAGTAATAGATGAAGTTCTGGACTTATTCATAGAGTTAGGCGCAGATGAGAGCCAACTGGATTGTCCCTTTGTATTTGCATCTGCAAAAGGTGGAACTGCTTCATTAGATATGAATGAACAAAAAGACAATATGGAAGATTTATTTGAAACCATAATAAAATACATCCCAGCTCCAGAAGGAGAGAGAGATGAGCCTCTTCAAGTTCTAATATCTACAATAGACTATAACGAGTATGTGGGTAGAATAGGTATTGGAAAGGTTGAAAGGGGAAGCATTAAAGTAAATGAGCCAGCTGTGATAGTGAATTATTTAGAACCAGAGGTTCAGAAAAAAGTAAAAATAACCAAGATATACGAGTTCGAGGGACTTAATAGAGTAGAAGTAGATAGTGCTGAAATAGGAAGCATAATAGCAGTATCTGGTGTAGAAGGAATACACATAGGGGACACTATATGTGCACCAGAAAGACCAGAGCCACTTCCTTTTGTTAAGATATCTGAACCAACTATTGCAATGACATTTTCAGTTAATAACAGTCCTTTTGCTGGTCAAGAAGGAAAATTCGTGACATCCAGACAGGTTAGAGAAAGACTTTTTAAGGAGCTTAATACAGATGTAAGCTTAAGAGTAGAAGAAACTGAATCAACAGATTCATTTAAGGTATCAGGAAGAGGAGAACTTCATCTCTCAATATTAATAGAGACTATGAGAAGAGAAGGATACGAATTTCAAGTCTCAAAGCCAGAGGTTTTATTTAAAACTATAGATGGAAAAAAACATGAACCTATTGAAAAAGTTATTATAGATGTGCCTGAAGAATACGTAGGTTCAGTTATAGAAAAGCTAGGCCAGAGAAAAGGTGAACTGATTACTATGACTCAACCTAGTGGAGGCTATACTAGATTAGAGTTTATGATACCAGCTAGAGGCTTAATTGGTTATCGCTCAGAGTTCATGACAGATACTAGAGGTAATGGAATATTGAATTCAGTATTTGAAGGATATCAGCCATATAAAGGAGATATACCTAGAAGACCACAAGGTTCACTAGTAGCCTTTGAATCTGGAGAAGCAGTGACATATGGGTTGTATGCAGCCCAAGAAAGAGGAATACTATTCATTACACCAGGAACCAAGGTATATGAAGGTATGGTAGTAGGGCAAAATGCAAAATCAGGGGATATAGAAGTGAATGTATGTAAGAGAAAACAGCTTACAAATACGAGAGCATCAGGTTCAGATGATGCACTAAGACTTTCACCACCTAAGATTATGAGTCTTGAAGAAGCACTAGAATTCATAGAAGATGATGAACTACTAGAGATTACTCCTGAAAACATTAGAGTAAGAAAAAGTATACTTGACCATAATCTAAGGTATAAATCTAAGAAAAAATAG